From uncultured Pseudodesulfovibrio sp.:
AATCCTCGTCGTCCATATTCATATCAACACCTTGACTTGCAGAAGGCTTCGGAGAGCTTTGCGGCAAGGGTTGAGGAGTATGCGTAGCGGAAGTGACAACCTTTGAACGGGAGGACATGCCACGGACATGCCCTATCTTGAAAAAGCTCATAGTCATCTGCATCTGTGTTGCCTGACCCGACAACTCCTCAGAAGTCGAAGCCATCTCCTCGGAAGCCGCGGCATTCTGCTGAATGATCTGATCCAACTGCTGAATAGCCGTGTTGATTTGACTAACTCCAGCATCCTGTTCATTGGATGCAGCGGTAATTTCCTGAACCAATTCAGCCGTTTTTTGGATATCAGGGACAATTTTCTGCAACATTTCACCAGCTCCTTCAGCCACTTGCACACTTGAGGACGAAAGTTCGCTAATTTCTGAGGCAGCAGTCCCGGATCGCTCGGCAAGCTTTCTAACTTCTGCGGCCACAACCGCAAAACCTTTACCATGTTCACCAGCTCGAGCTGCTTCAATCGCCGCGTTCAAAGCAAGCAGATTGGTCTGCCGAGCAATATCCTCAATAATGGAAATCTTTTCGGCAATATCCTTCATGGCCTGAACAGTCTGCAAGACAGCGTCGCCACCCTTCCGGGCATCCACGGCAGCCTGTTTCGATATCTTTTCCGTTTGTTGTGCATTATCCGCACTCTGGCGAACATTGGCCCCCATCTCTTCCATGGAGGAAGACACCTCCTCAATGGAGGCAGCCTGCTCGGTAGCCCCCTGAGACAGACTCTGGGATGAAGAAGACATTTCTTCACTGCCCGAGGCTACATTATCAGAGGCTGATTGAACTTCCTGAACCACACCTCGCAATTTATCGACCATTTCATTCAAGGCATTAGCCAGATCACCGATCTCGTCCTTCTGAACAACATCAAGCTTTTCAGAAAAATTGCCGTTCGCCATTTCCTGAGCGAAAGTGACCCCCTTAAAAATAGGCCCGGTAATACCCCGAGTCAGAAGTACTCCCAACAACAAGGCTATGAAAACACCTGCGATCACTCCGACAACAGCCAACAACTTAGCAAAATCTGCTCCGGCTTCAGCTTCATGAACAGATCGGTCAGATTCTTCCAAATTGAATTTAACCAGCTTGTCCATCACATTCATGGTCTTTTCCTGACCAACAGCGGACTCGCCCATAAGGATTTTGGTCATTTCATCGAAGGTAGTAACAGACAGTTGCGCTGATTCGCGAAGCTTATTAAAATATCCAAAAACATCTTCAGCAGCTGGCATCATCTGCCCTTCATACGCTTCAAAAGCTTCACCATTCTGCCCTTGCCTGCTCGCTTCTTTGATTCTGGCGACTGCCTGATGAAAATGATCATGTGGCTTACGCACATCTTTCAGTATCTTGGCAATTTCAGGATTTGTTGTTGTATATGAAGCCAGCCATTGACCGAAACGACATTGAGTAGGGTCATCCCCTCCCTCAAACGAACTCCCAGCAGCAAGCAATTCACCGACTTTGGCAGCCAACTGATAATGATCACTCGTAAACAACCATAGATTCTTCATGTACTGTTCAGGATTAAGAATATCGAGTGCCA
This genomic window contains:
- a CDS encoding methyl-accepting chemotaxis protein; translation: MKNIKLSVKLIGGFIATALITLVVGVIGYVELDSMEEHVITLGDKSMPKVEALLQMESHLNSAMVGMRTLMSPGLDEAVRKSQYEVLATNRAAYGENFKVYSTLDRSPEEEQLSKEFLAEVGAWSKSNNQAVETSKKLLALDILNPEQYMKNLWLFTSDHYQLAAKVGELLAAGSSFEGGDDPTQCRFGQWLASYTTTNPEIAKILKDVRKPHDHFHQAVARIKEASRQGQNGEAFEAYEGQMMPAAEDVFGYFNKLRESAQLSVTTFDEMTKILMGESAVGQEKTMNVMDKLVKFNLEESDRSVHEAEAGADFAKLLAVVGVIAGVFIALLLGVLLTRGITGPIFKGVTFAQEMANGNFSEKLDVVQKDEIGDLANALNEMVDKLRGVVQEVQSASDNVASGSEEMSSSSQSLSQGATEQAASIEEVSSSMEEMGANVRQSADNAQQTEKISKQAAVDARKGGDAVLQTVQAMKDIAEKISIIEDIARQTNLLALNAAIEAARAGEHGKGFAVVAAEVRKLAERSGTAASEISELSSSSVQVAEGAGEMLQKIVPDIQKTAELVQEITAASNEQDAGVSQINTAIQQLDQIIQQNAAASEEMASTSEELSGQATQMQMTMSFFKIGHVRGMSSRSKVVTSATHTPQPLPQSSPKPSASQGVDMNMDDEDFERF